The Lacipirellula parvula genome window below encodes:
- a CDS encoding PmoA family protein, with protein sequence MIQPVPKTLLSALCFVGALAAASSAAEPKLTVSEEPDGATVYVDGEVFARYLKRSGTRPVLWPINGPTGAPVTRRYPVGGRGPGEEIDHVHHRSAWFGYEGVNGFDFWHEPEPGVKRPYPAGTVAHREFVRLDSNDKAAVVGARNDWLDPSGKAIAHDERLLEFGATSDARWIDFRIRLWSADGPLTIGDTKEGLFAVRVGSTMRVDAKQGGRIVNSHGETDGATWGKEAEWVDYQGPVDGEQVGIAIFADPKSKYGMPRWHVRPYGLHAANPFGKAAYSGDANEKGGLTVPAGESVDLRYRIYLHRGDEVVGNVAEAYEAFAK encoded by the coding sequence ATGATTCAACCTGTTCCGAAGACTCTCTTGAGTGCGCTCTGTTTCGTTGGCGCCCTTGCCGCCGCAAGCTCCGCGGCTGAACCGAAGCTCACCGTCAGCGAAGAACCGGACGGCGCGACCGTCTACGTCGACGGCGAGGTGTTCGCCCGCTACCTCAAACGCTCGGGCACGCGACCTGTGCTGTGGCCGATTAACGGGCCGACGGGCGCTCCGGTGACGCGTCGCTATCCCGTCGGCGGCCGCGGGCCGGGCGAGGAGATTGATCATGTTCATCACCGGTCCGCGTGGTTTGGGTACGAGGGAGTTAACGGATTTGATTTCTGGCATGAACCGGAGCCGGGCGTGAAGCGGCCTTACCCCGCGGGGACGGTTGCTCACCGCGAGTTCGTGCGGCTCGACAGCAACGATAAAGCCGCCGTCGTCGGCGCCCGCAACGATTGGCTCGACCCGAGCGGTAAGGCGATCGCTCACGATGAACGGTTGTTGGAATTCGGCGCGACAAGCGACGCCCGCTGGATCGACTTTCGGATTCGGCTGTGGTCGGCTGACGGACCGTTGACGATTGGCGATACGAAGGAAGGTCTGTTTGCGGTCCGCGTCGGCAGCACGATGCGGGTCGACGCGAAGCAAGGAGGCCGGATCGTTAACAGTCACGGGGAAACTGACGGAGCAACTTGGGGCAAGGAAGCGGAGTGGGTCGACTATCAAGGCCCGGTCGACGGCGAGCAGGTTGGCATCGCGATCTTCGCCGATCCGAAATCGAAATACGGCATGCCCCGCTGGCACGTTAGGCCCTACGGGCTCCACGCGGCGAACCCGTTTGGCAAGGCGGCCTACTCTGGCGACGCCAACGAGAAAGGCGGGCTCACCGTTCCTGCCGGCGAATCGGTCGATCTTCGCTATCGCATCTATCTTCATCGCGGCGATGAAGTCGTCGGTAATGTTGCCGAAGCGTACGAGGCGTTTGCTAAGTGA
- a CDS encoding xylose operon transcription regulator XylR, which yields MKRIREIALAFPRGAHQEVFIEGVLRYARDQECDWSYITAPESLSLSVLDLVGWPGDGILAAINTAQEAACAASLSIPLVNISSALQRSPVPRSIVDNHAIGSLAADHLVGKGFQAYAFYGLSDVQYSKDRQAGFEERITAAGYRCVEFLSKPTFGLGGNQWLMQYRVLAEWLATLPTPCGLFAVSDYRARQAIDACRQVGLQVPEQIAVIGVDNEQIICEHSAPTLSSVARNDQLEGYRAAAMLDRLLNGKKVSLEEAPIPPLQVVERESTATFAVSDSRLRDALAFLHQHIEKPITIDQITEHAGVSRRWLEYAFRDVLGETPYQYLRRQRLAMARRLLAEDPAVKVYSIAQQTGFSSAKQLAIAFQQDFGMSPREYRKSTLS from the coding sequence ATGAAACGCATACGCGAAATTGCCCTGGCATTCCCGCGCGGGGCGCACCAGGAAGTCTTCATCGAAGGCGTGCTCCGATATGCCCGCGATCAAGAGTGCGATTGGTCTTATATTACGGCGCCAGAGTCGCTGTCGCTGTCGGTGCTCGATCTCGTCGGCTGGCCAGGCGACGGCATCTTGGCGGCAATCAACACCGCGCAGGAAGCGGCGTGTGCTGCTTCGCTATCAATTCCGCTCGTCAACATTTCGAGTGCGCTCCAGCGATCGCCGGTGCCGCGGTCGATTGTCGACAATCACGCGATTGGTTCGCTTGCAGCGGATCATCTTGTCGGCAAAGGATTTCAAGCCTACGCCTTCTATGGGCTGAGCGACGTTCAGTATTCGAAGGACCGGCAGGCAGGTTTCGAGGAACGCATTACCGCTGCTGGATATCGCTGCGTCGAGTTTCTCTCGAAGCCAACGTTCGGGCTTGGCGGCAACCAATGGCTGATGCAATATCGCGTCCTCGCCGAATGGCTAGCCACGCTGCCGACGCCGTGCGGGTTGTTCGCCGTGTCGGACTACCGCGCTCGTCAAGCAATCGATGCCTGCCGGCAAGTCGGCCTGCAAGTGCCGGAGCAGATCGCCGTGATCGGCGTCGACAACGAGCAAATCATTTGCGAGCACTCGGCGCCGACGCTCTCCAGCGTTGCTCGCAACGACCAATTAGAAGGCTACCGTGCCGCGGCGATGCTCGACCGCTTGCTGAATGGCAAGAAAGTCTCGCTCGAAGAAGCGCCAATTCCGCCGCTGCAAGTCGTGGAGCGCGAATCAACGGCGACGTTCGCGGTCTCTGACTCACGCCTCCGCGACGCGCTCGCGTTCCTGCATCAGCATATCGAGAAGCCGATCACGATCGACCAAATCACCGAGCATGCCGGCGTCTCGCGGCGGTGGCTGGAATATGCGTTTCGCGACGTGCTTGGCGAAACGCCTTATCAGTATCTACGCCGCCAACGGCTCGCGATGGCGCGGCGACTGCTGGCGGAAGATCCGGCGGTGAAGGTCTACTCGATCGCCCAGCAAACGGGCTTCTCGTCGGCGAAACAGTTGGCGATCGCGTTCCAACAAGATTTCGGCATGAGCCCGCGCGAGTACCGCAAGTCGACGCTGTCGTAG
- a CDS encoding glycoside hydrolase family 28 protein has protein sequence MQVARSSCLGIVAVLICRVAAWGREGAWEELPAVVQAIRTTEFPNRDFSIAEYGAHEGGAREGGAADCKPAIDAAIAECSAAGGGRVVVPRGEWLVNGPIHLRSNVNLHLASDATLKFSPEPRYYLPAVFTRFEGTELVNFSPLVYAIDQENVAITGAGTLDGQAGPKAWWPWKGKWGGEVDHGWQPGDPDQTAAVARLGKLADAGTSPTERRFGTDDYLRPSFVQFYRCRRVLIDGVRIINSPMWIVHPVLCESVIIRGVSVHSHGPNNDGCNPESCRNVLIEDCEFNTGDDCIAIKSGRNADGRRLNVPSENIVIRGCTMRDGHGGVTLGSEMSGGIRNVYVEDCEMSSPNLERAIRLKSNSLRGGFLENLFVRNIRVGEVSDAVIHIDLRYFDETGEHPPVVRNLHLDHITSEKSGRPLCFLGTARSPIRDVVIANCRFETAAEPSIIEHVESLQLLNVMQPE, from the coding sequence ATGCAAGTCGCTCGCTCAAGCTGCCTCGGTATCGTTGCGGTCTTGATCTGCCGCGTCGCCGCGTGGGGAAGGGAGGGGGCTTGGGAGGAGTTGCCCGCGGTCGTCCAGGCGATCAGGACTACCGAATTCCCCAATCGAGACTTCTCGATTGCCGAGTACGGCGCTCATGAAGGGGGCGCTCGCGAGGGAGGCGCTGCCGACTGCAAGCCGGCGATCGACGCAGCGATTGCCGAATGCAGCGCCGCGGGGGGCGGCCGCGTCGTCGTGCCGCGAGGCGAATGGCTCGTCAACGGGCCGATCCATCTCCGCTCGAACGTCAATCTCCACCTGGCGAGCGACGCGACGCTCAAGTTCTCTCCGGAACCGCGGTATTACCTGCCGGCCGTGTTCACGCGGTTTGAAGGGACGGAGCTGGTCAATTTCTCGCCGCTCGTTTACGCCATCGACCAGGAAAACGTCGCGATTACCGGCGCCGGGACGCTCGACGGCCAAGCGGGGCCGAAGGCGTGGTGGCCGTGGAAGGGAAAATGGGGCGGCGAGGTCGACCATGGCTGGCAACCGGGCGATCCCGACCAGACGGCCGCCGTCGCGCGGCTGGGCAAACTGGCCGACGCCGGAACCTCGCCGACCGAGCGGCGCTTTGGCACGGACGATTACTTGCGTCCCAGTTTCGTGCAATTCTACCGCTGCCGGCGCGTGCTGATCGACGGGGTGCGGATCATCAACTCGCCGATGTGGATCGTGCACCCTGTTCTGTGCGAATCGGTGATCATCCGCGGCGTCAGCGTCCACAGCCATGGGCCGAACAACGACGGCTGCAATCCCGAGTCGTGCCGTAACGTTCTCATCGAGGACTGCGAGTTCAATACGGGCGACGATTGCATCGCGATCAAGTCGGGCCGCAACGCAGACGGCCGACGGCTGAACGTTCCGAGTGAGAACATCGTTATCCGCGGCTGCACGATGCGCGACGGCCACGGCGGCGTGACGCTTGGCAGCGAGATGAGCGGCGGCATTCGCAACGTCTACGTCGAGGATTGTGAGATGAGCAGCCCGAACCTGGAGCGGGCGATTCGCTTGAAATCGAACTCGCTCCGCGGCGGGTTTCTGGAGAATCTGTTCGTGCGCAACATTCGCGTCGGCGAGGTGAGCGATGCAGTGATTCACATCGACTTGCGCTATTTCGACGAAACGGGCGAGCATCCGCCGGTCGTGCGGAATCTGCATCTCGATCATATTACGTCGGAAAAGAGCGGCCGACCGCTCTGCTTCCTGGGCACGGCGCGATCGCCGATTCGGGACGTGGTCATTGCGAACTGCCGGTTCGAAACGGCTGCCGAGCCAAGTATTATTGAGCATGTCGAGAGCTTGCAGCTTCTCAATGTGATGCAGCCGGAGTAA
- a CDS encoding sugar kinase, with product MSALNIRQDACALDFLALGAVVHRLDPGVLPFRKARSFEVHVSGGEYNVAANLASCFGLNTGVATAMVDNGIGELVQAQIREMGVRPFFKRFKHDGVRGPNIATVYSDRGHGARAPVVFYNRANEAGALLKPGDFNWSEIFAGGVRWFHSGGIFASLSETTSQVILEGMQAAKAAGAVRSFDLNYRAKLWATLGGSAKGQEVFRRIASEVDVLIGNEEDLQMSLGIEGPRVDAHDKSKLDTQVFFAMIEKVRQEFPNIQAVATTLREVHSTNRHDWGAVLWLDGKSYVSPTMHLDVIDRIGGGDGFASGLIYGLINGRSPEEALRLGWAHGALLTTFPGDVSMARLHEVEALAKGGTARVQR from the coding sequence ATGTCTGCACTCAATATTCGCCAAGATGCTTGTGCCCTCGACTTCCTCGCCCTCGGCGCCGTGGTTCATCGGCTCGATCCGGGCGTGTTGCCCTTTCGTAAGGCCCGTTCGTTCGAGGTGCATGTCTCGGGCGGCGAGTACAACGTCGCGGCGAACCTTGCCAGCTGCTTCGGGCTGAACACGGGCGTCGCGACCGCGATGGTCGACAACGGCATCGGCGAATTGGTGCAGGCGCAGATTCGCGAAATGGGCGTGCGGCCGTTCTTCAAGCGCTTCAAGCATGACGGCGTTCGCGGGCCGAACATCGCGACCGTCTACAGCGACCGCGGCCATGGCGCTCGGGCGCCAGTCGTCTTTTACAACCGCGCGAACGAAGCGGGCGCCCTGCTGAAGCCAGGCGATTTCAATTGGAGCGAGATCTTCGCCGGCGGCGTGCGGTGGTTCCACTCAGGGGGCATCTTCGCGTCGCTCTCAGAAACAACGTCGCAAGTAATTCTCGAAGGCATGCAGGCAGCGAAGGCGGCCGGCGCCGTTCGCTCGTTTGATCTCAACTACCGCGCGAAACTGTGGGCAACCCTTGGCGGCTCCGCGAAGGGGCAAGAAGTCTTCCGTCGCATCGCCAGCGAGGTCGACGTCCTCATCGGTAACGAGGAAGACTTGCAGATGAGCCTCGGCATCGAAGGGCCGAGGGTCGACGCCCACGATAAGTCGAAGCTCGACACGCAGGTGTTCTTCGCGATGATCGAAAAGGTCCGCCAAGAGTTTCCGAACATTCAGGCCGTGGCGACGACGCTTCGCGAGGTCCATTCGACCAACCGCCACGACTGGGGCGCCGTGCTGTGGCTCGACGGCAAAAGCTACGTCAGCCCGACGATGCATCTCGACGTGATCGATCGAATCGGCGGCGGCGATGGGTTTGCCTCAGGGCTAATTTACGGGCTGATCAACGGGCGGTCGCCGGAAGAGGCGTTGCGGCTCGGCTGGGCGCATGGGGCGCTGCTCACGACGTTCCCTGGTGATGTGTCGATGGCGCGGCTGCATGAGGTGGAGGCCCTCGCCAAGGGCGGGACGGCTCGCGTGCAGCGGTAG
- a CDS encoding TraR/DksA family transcriptional regulator has product MAELGSENYEQEFTLSLLANEEDRLGMIEMALQRIEGGEYGQCEQCEGVIPKARLNAIPYTPVCIKCAESRDQRAPLD; this is encoded by the coding sequence ATGGCAGAACTCGGGAGCGAAAACTACGAGCAGGAGTTCACGCTCAGCTTGCTCGCCAATGAAGAAGACCGTCTCGGCATGATCGAGATGGCGCTCCAGCGGATCGAGGGGGGCGAGTACGGGCAATGCGAACAGTGCGAGGGAGTTATTCCCAAGGCGCGACTGAACGCGATCCCTTACACGCCTGTCTGCATCAAGTGCGCTGAATCACGCGATCAGCGGGCTCCGCTGGACTAG
- the thrC gene encoding threonine synthase, producing the protein MATSADIVTDLAHQVCLSPDCGSTFDVGEVHTSCPKCGSLLDIAYDWERSQVPDSLRWFEKKWSRRNEPLCRSGVWRFSELLPFAPPEKIVTIGEGQTPLIATDGVAKYVGTNPGTLFLEYEGMNPSGSFKDNGMTAAFTHAHMIGAKRAACASTGNTSASLALYCCSSKLMQAVIFIGSGKISYGKLSQALDYGALTIQIAGDFDDAMHRVQQVSKELGIYLVNSVNPFRLEGQKTIMFRVLESLDWQVPDWIVVPGGNLGNSSAFGKAFHELHALGLIDRIPRLAVINAAGANTLNSLYNDRGLRWNGGRPDQSIINKYYAGLDAASSKADTIASAIEINRPVNLTKCLRALEWCDGVVREVTDQQMLDAKAQVGANGLGCEPASAASVAGAKLLREEGVIAPSDRVVCILTGHQLKDPTATVAYHTTDQEEFNRVLGKRGVSRAAFANRAVKVENDLNEIVQAIQLNS; encoded by the coding sequence GTGGCAACTTCGGCCGACATCGTTACCGACCTGGCACATCAAGTTTGCCTTTCGCCAGACTGCGGCTCCACGTTTGACGTGGGCGAAGTCCATACCTCGTGCCCGAAGTGCGGATCGCTGCTCGACATCGCCTACGACTGGGAGCGGAGCCAAGTCCCTGACTCGCTGCGCTGGTTCGAAAAGAAGTGGTCGCGCCGCAACGAGCCCCTCTGCCGCAGCGGCGTCTGGCGGTTCTCGGAACTGCTGCCGTTCGCCCCGCCCGAAAAGATCGTTACCATCGGCGAAGGCCAAACCCCGCTGATCGCCACCGACGGCGTCGCCAAGTACGTTGGCACAAACCCCGGCACGCTGTTCTTAGAGTACGAAGGGATGAACCCTTCGGGCAGCTTCAAAGACAACGGCATGACCGCGGCGTTCACCCACGCCCACATGATCGGCGCCAAGCGGGCCGCCTGCGCCTCGACTGGCAACACCAGCGCCTCGCTCGCCCTCTACTGCTGCAGCAGCAAGCTGATGCAGGCCGTCATTTTCATCGGCTCGGGCAAGATCTCGTACGGCAAGCTGTCGCAAGCGCTCGACTACGGCGCACTCACGATCCAGATCGCTGGCGACTTCGACGACGCGATGCACCGCGTCCAGCAGGTCAGCAAGGAACTCGGCATCTACTTGGTGAACAGCGTCAATCCATTCCGGCTCGAAGGCCAGAAGACGATCATGTTCCGGGTCCTCGAGAGCCTCGATTGGCAGGTTCCCGATTGGATCGTCGTGCCGGGCGGCAACCTCGGTAACAGCAGCGCGTTCGGCAAAGCGTTCCACGAACTCCACGCACTTGGCCTCATCGATCGCATCCCGCGACTCGCCGTCATCAACGCCGCCGGCGCCAACACGCTCAACTCGCTCTACAACGATCGCGGCCTGCGTTGGAACGGCGGCCGGCCCGATCAATCGATCATCAACAAGTACTACGCCGGCCTCGACGCCGCCTCGTCAAAGGCCGACACGATCGCCAGCGCCATCGAAATCAACCGCCCGGTGAACCTCACCAAATGCCTGCGGGCCCTTGAGTGGTGCGACGGCGTCGTCCGCGAGGTGACCGATCAGCAGATGCTCGACGCCAAGGCCCAGGTCGGCGCCAACGGCCTCGGCTGCGAACCGGCCAGCGCCGCGAGCGTCGCCGGCGCCAAGCTCCTCCGCGAGGAAGGCGTCATCGCCCCCAGCGACCGCGTCGTCTGCATCCTTACCGGCCATCAACTCAAAGACCCAACCGCGACGGTCGCCTATCACACCACCGACCAGGAAGAATTCAACCGCGTCCTCGGCAAGCGCGGCGTTAGCCGGGCGGCGTTCGCGAATCGCGCGGTGAAGGTGGAGAACGACCTCAACGAGATCGTGCAGGCGATTCAACTCAATAGCTAA
- the dapB gene encoding 4-hydroxy-tetrahydrodipicolinate reductase, protein MPTKLAIHGAAGRMGRRVVAIASQDSQIEIVAALESAGCRLLGQDAGVVAGGEKLGVPLSVVGESAADVVIDFSVPDAGIAIVDHCLKFKKPLVIATTGFESDQKEFIAKAAQQIPIVFAPSMSTAVNLVMKLTEIAGKVLKDYPSGVDVEIIERHHRFKEDAPSGTALKFGEIVAEAMELTQHVHGREGRTGKRTPQEIGYHAVRTGDNPGEHTIVFGMLGETIELRVAASNRDCYAQGAILAAKWLVGKPAGMYGMKEVLGL, encoded by the coding sequence ATGCCCACCAAACTAGCCATCCACGGCGCCGCCGGGCGCATGGGCCGTCGCGTTGTTGCGATCGCCAGCCAAGATTCCCAGATTGAAATCGTCGCCGCGCTCGAGTCGGCCGGTTGCCGATTGCTCGGTCAAGACGCCGGCGTTGTCGCCGGCGGCGAGAAGCTCGGCGTGCCGCTGTCGGTCGTCGGCGAAAGCGCGGCCGACGTCGTGATCGACTTCTCGGTCCCCGACGCCGGCATCGCGATCGTCGACCACTGCCTCAAGTTCAAGAAGCCGCTGGTGATCGCGACCACTGGCTTCGAAAGCGATCAAAAAGAATTCATCGCGAAGGCCGCGCAGCAAATCCCCATCGTCTTCGCGCCGAGCATGAGCACCGCGGTCAATCTCGTGATGAAGCTCACCGAAATCGCCGGCAAGGTGCTGAAGGATTATCCCTCGGGCGTCGACGTCGAGATCATCGAACGTCATCACCGCTTCAAGGAAGACGCCCCCAGCGGTACGGCGCTGAAGTTCGGTGAGATCGTCGCCGAGGCGATGGAGCTGACGCAGCACGTGCATGGCCGCGAAGGTCGCACCGGCAAGCGGACGCCCCAAGAAATTGGCTACCACGCCGTTCGCACCGGCGATAACCCAGGCGAGCATACGATCGTCTTCGGCATGCTCGGAGAAACGATCGAACTCCGCGTCGCCGCCAGCAACCGCGACTGCTACGCCCAGGGCGCAATCCTCGCCGCCAAGTGGCTCGTCGGCAAACCGGCCGGAATGTACGGGATGAAGGAAGTGCTGGGGCTGTAG
- a CDS encoding sodium:solute symporter family protein, with product MSPTVLLPPLAALDHAQLDRFDYVIIGLYLTAMLALGAVLSSRIKAFKDYFLAGGALTTPLLICTLVSSYYGIEAMFGTSESGFYYGVAAWFWFSLPFYVFITFAALVIAPRLRRYEGAMTLSDILERHYGQPTRVVGAIACFLYSAPIIAMAGMMTLMQFLGIPIVWGLLAAIAICAAYTMLGGLWADAISDTMQFVLMCVSLAIAIPFAVEWIGGWTFVEQMKAADETAHHFSHHGGQSGWMLAAWTMTCLTVLVEPAFYQRTFAAAGTRSVQRALLTGIVLWAAYDWGVTLIGIIARSAVERGMLPADLEGKAALLTICMEMLPTGLRGLMIGGILAAAMSMIDSYSLLASGNVVYDVYRPLFNPQASDRRLLVMTRVGVFAVMIASALISLLFERMRDTWQFMSGIMASVVLVPVMGAFFSRPKPAAGLGGAIGGFIGLIAFYALLYARGEFDDGEKTFVWRIAGAEIWQDYAVLCALPVSLAGFIAGNRFGKEAPR from the coding sequence GTGTCCCCCACCGTCTTGCTGCCGCCGCTCGCCGCGCTTGATCACGCTCAGCTTGATCGCTTCGACTACGTGATCATCGGGTTGTATCTCACGGCAATGCTTGCGCTCGGGGCGGTGCTTTCTTCGCGGATCAAGGCGTTCAAAGATTACTTTCTCGCCGGCGGGGCGCTCACGACGCCGCTGCTCATTTGCACGCTGGTAAGCTCGTACTACGGCATCGAGGCGATGTTCGGCACGAGCGAATCGGGGTTTTATTACGGCGTTGCGGCGTGGTTTTGGTTTAGCTTGCCGTTTTACGTGTTCATCACGTTCGCGGCTCTTGTCATCGCCCCGCGACTACGACGCTACGAAGGGGCGATGACGCTTTCCGATATTCTGGAACGACATTACGGCCAGCCAACGCGGGTGGTGGGGGCGATTGCGTGCTTCCTGTACTCGGCTCCGATCATCGCGATGGCGGGCATGATGACGCTGATGCAATTTCTCGGCATTCCGATCGTGTGGGGATTGCTGGCGGCGATTGCGATTTGCGCGGCGTACACGATGCTGGGCGGATTGTGGGCCGATGCGATCAGCGACACGATGCAGTTTGTGCTGATGTGCGTCTCGCTGGCGATCGCGATTCCGTTCGCCGTCGAGTGGATTGGGGGCTGGACGTTCGTTGAACAGATGAAAGCGGCGGACGAGACGGCTCACCACTTTTCTCACCACGGAGGCCAAAGCGGCTGGATGCTGGCCGCGTGGACGATGACGTGCCTCACCGTGCTCGTCGAACCGGCGTTTTATCAGCGGACGTTTGCGGCGGCGGGTACTCGCAGCGTGCAGCGAGCGCTGCTGACCGGCATCGTGTTGTGGGCTGCCTACGATTGGGGGGTGACGCTGATCGGCATCATCGCTCGTTCGGCGGTGGAGCGAGGGATGCTGCCTGCCGATCTCGAAGGCAAGGCCGCGCTGCTGACGATTTGCATGGAGATGCTGCCGACTGGGCTGAGGGGACTGATGATTGGCGGCATTCTGGCGGCGGCGATGTCGATGATCGACAGCTATTCGCTGCTGGCGAGCGGCAACGTCGTGTACGACGTCTACCGGCCGCTGTTCAACCCGCAGGCGTCCGACCGCCGACTGCTCGTGATGACGCGCGTCGGGGTGTTTGCGGTGATGATCGCCTCGGCGCTGATTAGCCTCTTGTTCGAGCGAATGCGCGATACGTGGCAGTTTATGTCGGGCATCATGGCGTCGGTGGTGCTCGTGCCGGTGATGGGGGCGTTTTTTAGCCGACCGAAGCCGGCGGCGGGGCTGGGGGGCGCGATCGGCGGGTTCATCGGGCTGATCGCGTTTTATGCGTTACTTTACGCGCGAGGCGAGTTCGACGACGGTGAAAAAACCTTTGTCTGGCGAATCGCAGGCGCAGAGATATGGCAAGACTATGCGGTGCTGTGCGCACTGCCGGTGTCGCTAGCGGGGTTCATTGCGGGCAACAGGTTTGGGAAGGAGGCGCCGCGATGA
- a CDS encoding tagaturonate epimerase family protein, producing the protein MSAGPAAVVTTRPAPSPLGMEPSIGFGDRLGLGTPGHVAALREAGGPIRGIFAQQSIREMTRTGRSAETIMAAAVDALAKLRFTDPWSADGDHLKTPADIRRTMAAGFVMFTLDPSEEVDQSADDYDASTLTEKFAAAREFAPWFDEYRGQSVRLDSGVIEFDEQTLTRAAVKYGRAIRRAISLAQCVEEEANRLDQPFEIELSIDETAHPTTPAEHYIIADQCRQAGVSLVSLAPRFIGDFEKGVDYKGDLAKLEASMRIHAEIARRLGPYKISLHSGSDKLSMYPVLARVTGGKFHVKTAGTSYLEALRVAAQHDPSLFREIIDFSRSRFDEDKASYHVSAVVNEIPAPDEVEDSVILERLYLDRWEDVAPGRGFTEPGRQILHCTFGSVITNAKLGPRLVSLLKAHPQEHCEILRQHFVRHLQPLNAG; encoded by the coding sequence ATGAGTGCAGGCCCCGCCGCCGTCGTTACCACCCGCCCCGCCCCCAGCCCGCTGGGAATGGAGCCGAGCATCGGCTTCGGCGACCGCTTGGGACTCGGCACGCCGGGCCACGTGGCGGCGCTGCGTGAAGCGGGCGGGCCAATCCGCGGCATCTTTGCTCAGCAGTCGATTCGCGAGATGACGCGCACCGGCCGCAGCGCGGAAACGATCATGGCGGCCGCAGTCGACGCCCTCGCGAAGCTTCGCTTCACTGATCCCTGGTCGGCCGACGGCGACCACCTGAAGACGCCGGCCGATATACGCCGCACGATGGCCGCGGGCTTCGTGATGTTCACGCTCGACCCGTCGGAGGAAGTCGACCAATCGGCCGACGATTACGATGCGAGTACGCTGACGGAAAAGTTCGCCGCCGCGCGCGAATTCGCGCCATGGTTCGACGAGTATCGCGGACAGTCCGTGCGATTGGATTCCGGCGTAATCGAGTTCGATGAGCAAACGCTCACGCGGGCGGCGGTGAAGTACGGCCGAGCCATCCGTCGCGCGATTTCCCTCGCTCAATGCGTGGAGGAAGAAGCCAACCGCCTCGATCAGCCCTTCGAAATCGAGCTGAGCATCGACGAAACGGCCCACCCGACGACGCCGGCCGAGCACTACATCATTGCCGACCAATGCCGTCAGGCGGGAGTCAGTCTCGTGAGCCTCGCGCCGCGATTCATCGGCGATTTTGAGAAAGGCGTCGACTATAAGGGCGACCTCGCGAAGCTCGAAGCGTCGATGCGGATCCATGCCGAGATCGCGCGCCGACTCGGCCCTTACAAAATCTCGCTCCACAGCGGTTCGGATAAGCTCTCGATGTACCCGGTCCTCGCGCGGGTCACCGGCGGTAAGTTCCATGTGAAGACGGCAGGCACGAGCTATCTCGAAGCCCTCCGCGTCGCGGCCCAGCACGATCCGTCCCTCTTCCGCGAGATCATCGACTTCTCACGGAGCCGGTTTGACGAAGATAAGGCGAGCTACCATGTCTCGGCCGTCGTCAACGAGATCCCGGCGCCCGACGAAGTCGAAGACTCTGTCATTCTCGAACGGCTCTACCTCGACCGCTGGGAAGACGTGGCGCCAGGACGCGGATTCACTGAACCAGGCCGGCAGATATTGCACTGCACGTTTGGCTCGGTGATCACCAATGCCAAACTCGGCCCGCGGCTCGTCTCGTTGCTGAAGGCTCACCCGCAGGAGCACTGCGAGATTCTGCGTCAGCACTTCGTGCGGCATTTGCAACCGCTGAACGCAGGGTAG
- a CDS encoding SDR family oxidoreductase, with protein MSDLFQLDGETAVVIGATGALGGAMANALAAYGARVAVVGRSEERGRQRVQAIEAGGGTAIFQSADALDANSLRTARDAIAAQLGPASILVNAAGGNRPDATLPPGSDFCKLPVEAWQNVFDLNLVGGALLPCQIFGETMVVAGRGSIINIASMAGMTPLSRVVAYSAAKAAVINLTQFLAREWASRGVRVNALSPGFFPAEQNRGLLFKEDGGYTERGGQIIGHTPMARFGESHELAGATVWLASHRAASFVTGQNIVVDGGFSATTI; from the coding sequence CTGTCCGATCTATTTCAACTTGATGGTGAGACTGCCGTTGTCATCGGCGCGACGGGCGCTCTCGGCGGAGCGATGGCCAACGCGCTCGCGGCGTACGGCGCCCGAGTGGCGGTCGTCGGGCGGAGCGAAGAGCGCGGTCGGCAGCGAGTGCAAGCGATCGAAGCGGGCGGCGGCACGGCGATCTTTCAATCGGCCGATGCGCTCGATGCCAACTCGTTGCGTACGGCTCGCGACGCCATCGCTGCGCAACTGGGTCCAGCTTCCATTTTGGTAAACGCTGCGGGCGGCAATCGACCCGATGCAACGCTGCCGCCAGGGAGCGATTTCTGCAAGCTGCCGGTCGAAGCGTGGCAGAACGTCTTTGACCTCAACCTCGTCGGCGGCGCGTTGCTGCCATGCCAGATTTTTGGCGAGACGATGGTCGTCGCCGGTCGCGGCAGCATCATTAACATCGCGTCGATGGCCGGGATGACGCCGCTCTCTCGCGTCGTCGCCTACTCTGCGGCGAAGGCGGCTGTGATCAACCTCACGCAATTCCTGGCCCGCGAATGGGCGTCGCGGGGCGTTCGCGTGAATGCCCTTAGCCCGGGATTTTTCCCTGCGGAACAGAATCGTGGCCTCCTCTTCAAAGAAGATGGCGGCTACACCGAACGTGGCGGCCAGATCATCGGCCACACGCCGATGGCCCGCTTCGGTGAATCGCACGAACTGGCCGGCGCCACCGTGTGGTTGGCATCGCATCGTGCGGCGTCGTTCGTCACTGGTCAGAACATCGTCGTCGACGGCGGTTTTTCGGCGACGACGATCTAG